A genomic window from Gossypium hirsutum isolate 1008001.06 chromosome D10, Gossypium_hirsutum_v2.1, whole genome shotgun sequence includes:
- the LOC107914818 gene encoding diphosphomevalonate decarboxylase MVD1, peroxisomal isoform X2: protein MVPNVFALAKLMNVSEDESQLFAIARQGLGSACWSLFGGFVKWIMGKEDDGSDSLAVQLVNEKHWEDLFIIIAVSYFKYIIVGECEDFDIFQLQDGRARSV, encoded by the exons ATGGTTCCTAACG TTTTTGCACTTGCAAAGCTTATGAATGTCAGTGAAGATGAGAGTCAACTTTTTGCTATAGCTAG gcAAGGTTTAGGTAGTGCTTGTTGGAGTTTGTTTGGTGGATTCGTTAAGTGGATTATGGGAAAA GAGGATGATGGAAGTGATAGTCTTGCAGTTCAACTAGTAAATGAAAAACACTGGGAAGATCTCTTCATTATTATTGCTGTG agctattttaaatatattatcgTCGGAGAATgtgaagattttgacatatttcAATTACAAGATGGTAG AGCAAGGAGTGTTTAG
- the LOC107914818 gene encoding diphosphomevalonate decarboxylase isoform X1, with translation MVPNVFALAKLMNVSEDESQLFAIARQGLGSACWSLFGGFVKWIMGKEDDGSDSLAVQLVNEKHWEDLFIIIAVSKECLEKVKQYLFLLNHENLTCFCLRERCRGIELQSFWVCVQAIFGHGTQANSEMSFGCSQTMTLGRD, from the exons ATGGTTCCTAACG TTTTTGCACTTGCAAAGCTTATGAATGTCAGTGAAGATGAGAGTCAACTTTTTGCTATAGCTAG gcAAGGTTTAGGTAGTGCTTGTTGGAGTTTGTTTGGTGGATTCGTTAAGTGGATTATGGGAAAA GAGGATGATGGAAGTGATAGTCTTGCAGTTCAACTAGTAAATGAAAAACACTGGGAAGATCTCTTCATTATTATTGCTGTG AGCAAGGAGTGTTTAGAGAAAGTTAAACAATATCTTTTCTTGCTCAACCACGAGAATCTCACTTGCTTTTGCTTGCGG GAGAGATGCAGAGGGATAGAGCTGCAGAGCTTTTGGGTTTGCGTGCAGGCAATTTTCGGCCACGGCACTCAAGCAAACTCGGAAATGAGTTTCGGGTGTTCACAAACTATGACCCTGGGGAGAGATTAG